In Candidatus Methylomirabilota bacterium, a single window of DNA contains:
- the speD gene encoding adenosylmethionine decarboxylase: MNALGRHLLLELFDCDSDAINNLEAVKGALIEAAKRAQATIVDVVFHEFNPFGISGVVVIAESHLSIHTWPEYRYAAVDIFSCGDVLQPEIAANYLIEQFGAERASVVEMQRGMFLNAGAPVANKGAVAVR, from the coding sequence TTGAACGCACTGGGACGGCACCTGCTTCTCGAGTTGTTCGATTGCGACTCCGACGCGATCAACAACCTCGAGGCCGTTAAGGGCGCGCTCATCGAAGCGGCGAAGCGGGCACAGGCGACGATCGTCGATGTCGTCTTCCACGAGTTCAACCCGTTTGGGATCAGCGGCGTGGTGGTCATCGCCGAGTCCCACCTTTCGATCCATACGTGGCCGGAGTACCGGTACGCGGCCGTAGACATCTTCTCCTGCGGCGACGTCCTGCAGCCGGAGATCGCCGCCAACTATCTCATCGAGCAGTTCGGCGCCGAGCGCGCCTCGGTGGTCGAGATGCAGCGGGGGATGTTCCTCAACGCCGGAGCCCCTGTCGCCAACAAGGGTGCGGTCGCCGTCCGTTGA
- the speE gene encoding polyamine aminopropyltransferase: MISPQSYKWFFETTTPVEGHMHAIVRTLVQAQTKFQLVEIMETASYGKTLVLDGRIQSSQADEFIYHEALVHPGLLAVTGPPQSALVIGGGEGATLREMLKYPSIRQAVMVDIDEEVVEICKRHLPELHQGAFDDPRTEVRHEDARAYLERSRDRFDLIISDLVEPLEEGPACLLYSREFYQIVHDRLTDGGTFTMQAGMTKVGELGFFTAMHRTLREVFPVVAGYQSAISCFGTSWGFILAGKQIDPRRQDAAAIDRLIAERVKGDLAYWDGVTHQHAFALPKHIRRAIEAETRIATDSRPLIVS; encoded by the coding sequence TTGATCAGCCCGCAGTCCTACAAGTGGTTCTTCGAGACGACGACCCCGGTCGAGGGGCACATGCACGCGATCGTCCGCACGCTCGTGCAGGCCCAGACCAAGTTCCAGCTGGTCGAGATCATGGAGACCGCCTCCTACGGCAAGACCCTGGTCCTGGACGGTCGCATTCAGTCCAGCCAGGCCGACGAATTCATCTACCACGAAGCCCTGGTCCACCCCGGCCTGCTCGCGGTGACCGGCCCCCCGCAGAGCGCCCTGGTCATCGGCGGGGGCGAGGGGGCGACGCTGCGCGAGATGCTCAAGTACCCGTCCATCCGCCAGGCCGTCATGGTGGACATCGACGAGGAAGTGGTCGAGATCTGCAAGCGCCACCTTCCGGAGCTGCACCAGGGGGCCTTCGACGATCCCCGGACCGAAGTGCGCCACGAAGACGCCCGGGCCTACCTGGAGCGCTCCCGGGACCGGTTCGATCTCATCATCAGCGACCTGGTCGAGCCCCTGGAGGAGGGGCCGGCCTGTCTCCTGTACAGCCGGGAGTTCTACCAGATCGTCCACGATCGGCTCACCGACGGCGGCACCTTCACGATGCAGGCCGGCATGACGAAGGTGGGCGAGCTCGGCTTCTTCACCGCCATGCACCGCACGCTGCGCGAGGTGTTCCCGGTGGTGGCGGGCTACCAGTCCGCCATCTCGTGCTTCGGCACCTCCTGGGGCTTCATCCTGGCCGGCAAGCAGATCGACCCCCGGCGGCAGGACGCGGCGGCCATCGACCGGCTCATCGCGGAGCGGGTCAAGGGGGACCTGGCTTACTGGGACGGCGTCACCCACCAGCACGCCTTCGCCCTGCCCAAGCACATCCGCCGGGCCATCGAGGCCGAGACGCGGATCGCCACCGATAGCCGTCCGCTGATCGTCTCCTGA
- a CDS encoding arginine decarboxylase, pyruvoyl-dependent, producing the protein MTKRVTMAAVTAGHAEGGTPLNAFDNALLAAGIGNVNLIKVSSILPPDVPVIDLPKIAPGALVPTAYAAITSEVPGETIAAAVGYAVPDDPARNGVIMEFHGRASRQEAEDAIRAMLDEAFRVRGEPIREMKVVAAEHTVQRTGCAVAALTLLAEEDLV; encoded by the coding sequence ATGACGAAGCGGGTGACGATGGCGGCGGTGACTGCAGGCCACGCGGAGGGCGGCACGCCCCTCAACGCTTTCGACAACGCGCTGCTGGCGGCTGGCATCGGCAACGTCAACCTCATCAAGGTCTCCAGCATTCTCCCGCCCGACGTCCCGGTGATCGATCTGCCCAAGATCGCGCCCGGCGCGCTCGTGCCCACGGCCTACGCGGCCATCACCAGCGAGGTCCCGGGCGAGACGATCGCCGCCGCCGTCGGCTACGCGGTCCCCGACGACCCGGCCCGGAACGGCGTCATCATGGAGTTCCACGGCCGGGCGAGCCGGCAAGAGGCCGAGGACGCCATCCGCGCCATGCTCGACGAGGCCTTCCGCGTCCGCGGCGAGCCCATCCGGGAGATGAAGGTCGTCGCCGCCGAGCACACGGTCCAGCGCACGGGGTGCGCCGTGGCCGCCCTCACCTTGCTCGCCGAAGAGGACCTCGTCTAG
- the speB gene encoding agmatinase has translation MRPASPPFIACAHPPEQARIVVYGVPFEGRVNLRKGADAGPRDIRLASDSIETYSPVLRRDLEDLALADLGDCELPDGAPPREQLDAARAEIAGWWRPELRAFMLGGDHTATVPVIEAMAPAWPELRLLQLDAHPDTRAEFLGERYNYASAMARVMEVLPPARVYQVGMRTGSREELERPGPHFHPAHEGHPVEVVRRLVPELRRHPLYVTIDIDVLDPSEAPGTGSPEPCGLRVAELIEIVRLLSPCRIVGADLVEVAHAWDPTGRTGIAASWVIREALLGWWTDPR, from the coding sequence ATGCGGCCCGCGTCGCCGCCGTTCATCGCCTGCGCCCATCCCCCGGAACAGGCCCGGATCGTCGTCTACGGCGTGCCCTTCGAGGGGCGCGTCAATCTGCGCAAGGGCGCCGATGCGGGGCCCCGCGACATCCGCCTGGCCTCGGACTCCATCGAGACGTACTCGCCGGTGCTCCGCCGCGACCTCGAAGACCTGGCGCTGGCCGACCTCGGTGACTGCGAGCTCCCCGACGGCGCGCCGCCCCGGGAGCAGCTCGACGCCGCCCGCGCCGAGATCGCCGGCTGGTGGCGGCCCGAGCTACGGGCGTTCATGCTGGGCGGCGACCACACGGCGACCGTGCCGGTGATCGAGGCGATGGCGCCCGCCTGGCCCGAGCTGCGGCTGCTCCAGCTGGACGCCCACCCGGACACCCGCGCCGAGTTCCTGGGCGAGCGCTACAACTACGCCTCGGCCATGGCGCGCGTGATGGAGGTGCTGCCGCCGGCCCGGGTGTACCAGGTGGGCATGCGCACGGGTTCCCGGGAGGAGCTGGAGCGGCCGGGGCCGCACTTCCACCCGGCTCACGAGGGTCATCCGGTCGAGGTGGTGCGACGGCTCGTGCCCGAGCTGCGGCGGCACCCGCTCTACGTGACGATCGACATCGACGTGCTGGATCCATCGGAGGCGCCCGGCACCGGGTCGCCGGAGCCGTGTGGGCTGCGGGTCGCCGAGCTCATCGAGATCGTCCGGCTCCTGAGCCCCTGCCGGATCGTCGGGGCGGACCTCGTCGAGGTCGCCCACGCCTGGGACCCGACCGGCCGGACCGGCATCGCGGCCTCGTGGGTGATCCGTGAGGCGCTGCTCGGCTGGTGGACCGACCCGCGCTGA